Proteins co-encoded in one Chitinophagales bacterium genomic window:
- a CDS encoding T9SS type A sorting domain-containing protein, which translates to MKPFNYLNIFFLFFMLFSAFNVVEARHLIGGELSYTCLGDDNYQISLEIFRDCNCINCADFDDPARVVVFDTNGNQRQDLNIFSPQITNVPLNTGGLCLENVPDVCVERGLYQTTVALPPLAGGYYIVYQRCCRNETIVNLSIPSDQGNTYVIAVPEADLTGTDPCTNSSPRFNNFPPILICANSPLVFDHSATDEDGDELVYSLCTPFQGANPNDPLPAFVPPPPYDPIVWRAPYSETNQLGGTPQITIDPMTGELRAFPDATGQYVVGICVSEYRDGVLLSQNIRDFQFNVAECDIVLADITVDIVGEATVCAGESFQLESTIFGADTFIWSPFTGLDNPNLLNPTILSVTEPVTYVLIATDFSTGCEDTDTITVYPVTAIADAGTDMTTCSQGSVELQGSGGESYLWTPNTGLSNPNIANPMASPTETTTYTLTVTSGQDCQDTAEVTVFVVDTSDPGDVSGSLEVICDGDAIAVTHNGFGLTNGDVGGYVLHTNPNDVLGSVVAQNTNGSFSLEDNPAIIPNTVYYLSPIVGPEGSMAGLPNFEDACTVLAEGTPVVFLAPISYLVDEFCDLNTGDYYVSVQLMGGYPAYNNSLTYSVSGDFQGTFGFNEVFTAVFPESGMNEYEFTIADDCGAVLLSGNPFECAKNPVELLQFEGEVKTDGNLLQWVTASESNNSHFNIARSMDGKYFENVAVVNSLGDNQTVQTYAYMDRTAPNGLVYYQLSQTDLNGLSETLATIGLQRGERGLVLESLYPVPAEKLVNILLQVPTDGLLQWKVVNIHGQSVYEANRLVQSGLNELTLEVAEWTDGIYFLQMEVAGEFVVTKMVVR; encoded by the coding sequence ATGAAGCCATTCAATTACTTAAACATTTTCTTTCTGTTTTTTATGCTCTTTAGTGCTTTCAATGTCGTAGAAGCACGCCACCTTATTGGAGGAGAGTTGTCCTATACTTGTTTGGGCGATGACAACTATCAAATCAGTTTGGAGATTTTTCGGGACTGCAACTGTATCAATTGTGCCGATTTTGACGATCCAGCTCGTGTAGTTGTTTTTGATACGAATGGCAATCAACGACAAGATTTGAATATTTTTAGTCCTCAAATCACCAATGTTCCGCTCAATACTGGTGGACTTTGTTTGGAGAACGTTCCCGATGTTTGTGTTGAACGAGGGTTATATCAAACTACGGTTGCTTTACCCCCACTTGCAGGAGGATACTATATTGTTTATCAACGTTGTTGTAGAAACGAAACGATTGTAAACCTTTCCATTCCTTCAGATCAAGGGAATACCTATGTGATTGCAGTACCAGAAGCAGATTTGACTGGAACTGATCCTTGTACGAATAGTTCCCCGAGATTCAATAATTTCCCCCCTATTTTGATTTGCGCCAACAGCCCTTTGGTGTTTGACCACTCTGCTACTGACGAAGATGGTGATGAATTGGTCTATTCACTGTGTACACCTTTTCAAGGGGCGAATCCAAATGATCCTTTGCCTGCCTTCGTTCCGCCGCCGCCTTATGACCCAATCGTTTGGCGAGCACCTTATTCCGAAACCAATCAATTAGGAGGAACACCTCAAATAACGATTGATCCTATGACTGGCGAATTGCGGGCATTTCCAGATGCAACAGGGCAGTATGTAGTAGGTATTTGTGTTTCGGAGTACAGAGACGGTGTGTTATTGAGTCAAAATATTCGTGATTTTCAGTTTAATGTGGCAGAATGTGACATCGTATTGGCGGATATTACGGTAGATATAGTAGGCGAAGCAACTGTTTGTGCGGGTGAAAGTTTCCAATTGGAATCCACCATTTTTGGTGCTGACACTTTTATATGGTCGCCTTTCACAGGTTTGGACAATCCCAACCTTTTGAATCCAACCATTTTGTCCGTTACAGAACCTGTTACCTATGTATTGATTGCCACCGATTTCTCGACGGGTTGTGAAGACACGGATACAATCACTGTATATCCAGTGACGGCCATTGCAGATGCGGGAACTGATATGACCACTTGTTCGCAAGGTTCGGTAGAACTGCAAGGTAGTGGAGGGGAAAGTTATTTGTGGACACCCAACACAGGATTGAGCAACCCCAACATTGCCAATCCAATGGCTTCTCCGACCGAAACAACTACTTATACGCTTACAGTGACATCGGGGCAAGACTGTCAAGATACGGCGGAAGTGACAGTGTTTGTGGTAGATACCTCTGACCCAGGGGATGTTTCTGGCAGTTTGGAAGTTATTTGTGATGGTGATGCCATTGCAGTGACACACAACGGTTTTGGTTTGACCAATGGCGATGTAGGCGGCTATGTTTTGCACACAAATCCGAACGATGTATTGGGTTCAGTCGTGGCTCAAAATACGAATGGTAGTTTTTCTTTGGAAGACAACCCAGCTATCATTCCGAATACAGTGTATTACCTCTCTCCAATTGTAGGGCCAGAAGGAAGTATGGCGGGATTGCCCAATTTTGAAGATGCTTGTACGGTTTTGGCAGAGGGAACGCCTGTGGTGTTTCTTGCTCCAATTTCTTATTTGGTTGACGAATTTTGCGATTTGAATACAGGCGATTATTATGTGAGCGTGCAATTGATGGGCGGTTATCCTGCCTACAACAATAGTTTGACTTACAGTGTGTCGGGAGATTTTCAAGGAACGTTCGGCTTCAATGAAGTGTTTACAGCCGTATTTCCTGAGTCGGGTATGAATGAATATGAATTCACGATTGCTGACGATTGTGGAGCAGTTTTGCTGAGTGGTAATCCTTTTGAATGTGCCAAAAATCCTGTAGAATTGCTGCAATTTGAAGGGGAAGTGAAAACGGATGGGAATTTGCTGCAATGGGTAACGGCAAGCGAGTCGAACAATTCCCACTTCAATATTGCTCGCTCGATGGATGGGAAATATTTTGAAAATGTGGCTGTTGTAAATAGTTTAGGGGATAATCAAACGGTTCAAACCTACGCCTATATGGATAGAACGGCTCCAAATGGATTGGTATATTACCAATTGAGTCAAACGGATCTGAATGGTTTGTCTGAAACTTTGGCAACCATTGGTTTGCAGAGAGGAGAACGGGGTTTGGTACTGGAAAGTTTGTATCCTGTTCCTGCCGAAAAATTGGTGAATATTCTTTTGCAAGTGCCTACGGATGGATTGCTTCAATGGAAAGTCGTGAACATTCATGGACAGTCGGTGTATGAGGCAAATAGATTGGTTCAAAGTGGATTGAATGAACTTACTTTGGAGGTAGCGGAATGGACGGACGGCATTTATTTTTTGCAGATGGAAGTAGCTGGTGAATTTGTGGTGACAAAAATGGTGGTGCGGTAA
- a CDS encoding ABC transporter permease: protein MFDLDKWQEIFSIIRKHKLRTIATAFGVFWGILMLIILLGAGQGLQNGVMKDMVLDATNSIWFFTGQTSLPYNGMQPGRELQFTEADLQAVEEHIEGVEFIAAENWLGGNFNVVRGSKSSSFMVLGAGKDYFNIKVHQQYLKGRKLNFNDNLSKRKVCVIGDRVSEVLFEKDENPIGQYINIKGVLLKVVGLFHDEGWGGRFSERIYTPFSMFQQTFNPDKSVRLFAVTTKVGVSGRDLEQRVLTLLRQRHTVSPDDNQAFWTHNQEDSFQQINNLFLGIKSFIWLVGIGTLIAGIVGISNIMIIVVKERTREIGVRKAMGATPNSIVGLILQESILITSIAGYMGVLVGVGLLEGLNYLLELAGEGVPYFSNPQVNFPVVITAVILLIIAGTLAGFFPAMRAARIKPVEALRG from the coding sequence ATGTTTGATTTGGACAAGTGGCAAGAGATTTTTAGCATCATCCGCAAACACAAATTACGAACAATCGCTACTGCATTTGGAGTATTTTGGGGGATTTTGATGCTCATTATCTTGTTGGGTGCAGGGCAAGGGCTGCAAAATGGGGTAATGAAAGACATGGTCTTGGATGCGACCAACAGTATTTGGTTTTTCACTGGGCAAACTTCCTTGCCTTACAATGGAATGCAACCTGGGCGAGAATTGCAATTCACCGAAGCTGATTTGCAGGCAGTCGAAGAACACATTGAAGGAGTAGAATTTATTGCTGCTGAAAACTGGCTGGGAGGAAATTTCAATGTGGTGAGGGGCTCAAAATCTTCCTCTTTTATGGTTTTGGGAGCGGGAAAAGATTACTTCAATATCAAGGTTCATCAACAGTATTTGAAGGGAAGAAAACTCAACTTCAATGACAACTTGTCGAAGCGAAAAGTGTGTGTAATTGGTGATAGAGTATCGGAAGTGCTTTTTGAAAAAGACGAAAATCCGATTGGTCAATACATCAACATCAAAGGGGTTTTACTGAAAGTCGTAGGATTGTTTCACGATGAAGGATGGGGAGGACGTTTTTCGGAGCGTATTTACACACCTTTCAGTATGTTTCAGCAAACCTTCAACCCCGACAAAAGTGTACGTTTATTTGCAGTCACTACCAAAGTGGGTGTATCAGGACGGGATTTGGAGCAACGTGTTTTGACCCTTTTGAGGCAAAGACACACCGTTTCTCCTGACGATAATCAGGCATTTTGGACTCACAACCAAGAAGACAGTTTTCAGCAGATAAATAACCTGTTTTTAGGCATCAAATCTTTTATATGGCTGGTCGGAATCGGCACTTTGATTGCGGGTATTGTGGGTATTAGCAACATTATGATCATCGTAGTAAAGGAACGAACCCGTGAGATTGGCGTTCGCAAAGCGATGGGTGCAACACCAAATTCGATAGTAGGTTTGATTTTACAAGAATCTATTTTGATTACCTCCATTGCAGGATATATGGGTGTTTTGGTCGGGGTTGGTTTATTGGAGGGCTTGAATTACCTTTTGGAGTTGGCGGGCGAAGGTGTCCCCTATTTCTCCAACCCTCAAGTAAATTTTCCTGTCGTCATTACAGCAGTTATTTTGTTGATTATTGCAGGTACTTTGGCGGGCTTTTTCCCTGCAATGAGAGCTGCAAGAATCAAACCTGTGGAGGCTTTGAGGGGATGA
- a CDS encoding ABC transporter permease, translated as MFDFDKWQEIFYTIGKHKLRTALTAFGVFWGIFMLVILLGAGAGLKNGVLQGFDFNKNAVFVWTQRTGIPYKGYKAGRSLQLKNEDIMAVKENIASIEVISPRLQMGALNTTYADKSGAFQINGDYPSFLKVKALLINNGRFVNDNDMDENRKIAVIGGRVKEILFGDEKEAVGEYIEIAGVPFKVVGTFTTKGKGEDAIEDLQSIFLPLTSVQQSFGRGNEIDWFALIPKENVPSVRVETEVKSLLAQRHNVSPDDKRAFGSANLAQEYGEIQTLFAGIRVFSWLVAILTIIAGVVGVGNIMMIIVKERTREIGIRKAIGAHPSSIIGMILQESLVLTSMAGYMGLVLGVLAVEGLNSLLKNFDLESDFFANPEIDFNAAFWAIMVLLVAGTLAGLVPGLKAASVDPVVALRSE; from the coding sequence ATGTTCGACTTCGATAAATGGCAAGAGATTTTTTACACAATCGGCAAGCACAAGCTGCGAACCGCTTTGACCGCTTTTGGTGTTTTTTGGGGTATCTTTATGCTGGTCATATTATTGGGTGCAGGAGCAGGACTTAAAAATGGGGTTTTGCAAGGTTTTGACTTCAATAAAAATGCCGTTTTTGTGTGGACACAGCGGACAGGAATACCCTACAAAGGGTATAAAGCAGGGCGGTCTTTGCAGTTGAAAAATGAAGATATTATGGCGGTCAAAGAAAACATAGCCAGTATTGAAGTGATTTCTCCTCGACTGCAAATGGGCGCACTCAATACAACTTATGCCGACAAAAGTGGAGCTTTTCAAATCAATGGTGACTATCCCAGTTTTTTGAAAGTCAAAGCTTTGCTTATAAATAATGGGCGATTCGTCAACGATAATGATATGGACGAAAATCGAAAAATTGCAGTGATTGGAGGACGGGTAAAGGAAATATTATTTGGAGATGAAAAAGAAGCAGTGGGAGAATATATTGAGATTGCAGGAGTACCTTTTAAAGTAGTCGGCACATTTACTACCAAAGGAAAGGGAGAGGATGCAATTGAAGATTTACAGTCCATATTTTTGCCGCTAACGAGTGTGCAGCAATCTTTTGGACGTGGGAATGAGATAGATTGGTTTGCCTTGATTCCAAAAGAAAATGTACCTTCTGTTAGAGTGGAAACGGAGGTAAAGTCCTTGCTGGCGCAACGACATAACGTATCTCCTGACGACAAACGGGCTTTTGGCTCGGCAAATTTGGCGCAGGAATATGGAGAAATCCAAACGCTTTTTGCAGGGATTCGGGTATTCAGTTGGCTAGTTGCCATTTTGACCATTATTGCAGGAGTAGTAGGTGTGGGCAACATCATGATGATTATTGTAAAGGAACGAACCCGTGAAATTGGCATTCGCAAGGCTATTGGCGCACACCCTTCTTCTATCATCGGCATGATTTTGCAGGAATCGCTGGTTTTGACAAGTATGGCGGGTTATATGGGCTTGGTATTGGGCGTTTTGGCAGTGGAAGGGCTGAACAGTTTGTTGAAGAATTTTGACCTTGAAAGTGATTTTTTTGCCAACCCCGAAATAGACTTCAATGCGGCATTTTGGGCGATTATGGTTTTGCTGGTTGCTGGAACTTTGGCGGGTTTGGTGCCAGGATTGAAGGCAGCAAGCGTGGATCCTGTGGTGGCTTTGAGGAGTGAGTAA
- a CDS encoding DsbA family protein encodes MPTVFPLEIIYLADPMCSWCYGFSPEITQLKNDYAEKAKFTLIMGGLRAGGGDAWDEQMKNFLKDHWKHVHEESGQEFGYELFEKEHFDYDTEPACRAVRVVREMSPKQEFDFFKAIQKGFYLENKDPKSVDFYKPICEKLNIPFIVFRSKFLSPKYKELLQMDFDVCKNWGIRGFPTVVLGIDGGYKIVVNGYTKYENLKSKIEYLIAAVRN; translated from the coding sequence ATGCCTACTGTATTTCCTTTAGAAATCATCTACCTTGCAGATCCCATGTGTTCATGGTGTTATGGTTTTTCGCCCGAAATCACCCAACTGAAAAACGACTATGCTGAAAAAGCAAAATTTACCCTCATCATGGGAGGACTCAGAGCTGGCGGAGGGGATGCTTGGGATGAACAGATGAAAAACTTTTTGAAAGACCATTGGAAACACGTTCACGAAGAAAGCGGTCAGGAGTTTGGGTATGAATTATTTGAAAAAGAACACTTTGACTATGATACCGAGCCTGCTTGCCGTGCGGTGAGGGTAGTGCGAGAAATGTCGCCCAAACAAGAATTCGACTTCTTCAAAGCCATTCAAAAAGGATTCTATTTGGAGAACAAAGACCCCAAATCGGTTGATTTCTACAAACCCATCTGCGAAAAACTCAACATTCCTTTCATCGTATTTCGCTCCAAATTCCTCTCACCAAAATACAAAGAATTACTCCAAATGGATTTTGATGTCTGCAAAAATTGGGGAATTAGAGGGTTTCCTACGGTGGTTTTAGGAATTGACGGAGGTTACAAAATCGTGGTGAATGGCTACACCAAATATGAAAATTTGAAGTCCAAAATCGAATATTTGATTGCAGCGGTGAGGAATTAA
- a CDS encoding Bax inhibitor-1 family protein, producing the protein MEDTRFLNTSSPYAEQGSAVARAEFIKKTYLHLALAILGFIGVEALFLNTPMIVNAAMWFVGGFQWLLLLGGFMFVTNMAENWARTSTDRSKQYRALALYVIAEAFIFVPLIYIAMSVTGSGAIVQEAGILTACLFTGLTAIAFFSNKDFSFLKSFLTVGFLIAFGLIVLGVIFGFDLGLFFSGAMVMLAAGTILYQTSNIMRDYHTDQYVAASLGLFASFMLLFWYILDILMRFSGD; encoded by the coding sequence ATGGAAGATACCAGATTTTTAAATACTTCTTCTCCTTATGCTGAACAAGGTTCGGCTGTAGCGAGAGCTGAATTTATCAAAAAGACTTATTTGCACCTCGCCCTGGCGATTCTGGGATTCATCGGTGTAGAAGCCTTGTTTTTGAATACACCTATGATTGTCAATGCTGCCATGTGGTTTGTAGGCGGTTTCCAATGGCTATTGCTATTGGGTGGATTTATGTTTGTGACCAATATGGCTGAAAATTGGGCGAGAACTTCTACGGATCGCAGCAAACAGTACCGAGCATTGGCACTATATGTGATAGCAGAGGCGTTTATCTTTGTACCTTTGATTTACATCGCTATGTCAGTGACAGGTAGCGGAGCGATTGTCCAAGAAGCAGGTATATTAACTGCTTGTTTGTTTACAGGATTGACTGCCATTGCTTTCTTCTCCAACAAAGACTTTTCTTTCCTCAAATCTTTTCTGACTGTTGGCTTTTTGATTGCCTTCGGATTGATTGTTTTGGGCGTTATTTTTGGCTTTGATTTGGGCTTGTTTTTCTCTGGCGCAATGGTAATGTTGGCTGCGGGTACGATTCTCTACCAAACTTCTAACATCATGCGTGACTATCACACTGACCAATATGTAGCGGCTTCTTTGGGGCTATTTGCTTCATTTATGTTGCTGTTTTGGTACATTTTGGATATTTTGATGCGATTTAGTGGAGACTAA
- a CDS encoding phosphodiester glycosidase family protein, translated as MKTKGFGNIKALVIIGGFIGALFAIDSLTSNGNMSVFQFPGMNTPLNQNSNGNTETEAKNNSIQKSPDTQISTNKNTQESFEGQTFRGASYDSYIIDLQTDDIGFFLKDKNKKNIQSFHQLDLQLQQENKKLLFATNGGMFTSAYEPVGLYIENGQVVQPINLKQESGNFFMQPNGIFYITKNGEAHIIPSKTFNDSLMRNMEFATQSGPMLLIDGKIHSKFGEESTNTNIRSGVGIIDDQTVVFAISNTEVNFYDFASFFQQKFGCQNALYLDGVISEMYLPELGRYDSVGKFGVMIAVTETEKEAM; from the coding sequence ATGAAGACTAAGGGTTTCGGAAATATCAAAGCATTGGTCATTATTGGAGGTTTCATTGGAGCCTTATTCGCTATTGATTCACTTACCAGCAATGGAAATATGTCCGTTTTTCAATTCCCTGGAATGAATACGCCTCTCAATCAGAACTCCAACGGAAATACGGAGACGGAGGCTAAAAATAATTCCATACAAAAAAGCCCAGATACACAAATCTCTACCAACAAAAACACGCAAGAATCATTTGAAGGTCAGACTTTCAGAGGGGCCAGTTATGATAGTTATATAATTGATTTACAAACAGATGATATTGGTTTTTTTTTGAAAGACAAAAACAAGAAAAACATCCAAAGTTTCCATCAGTTAGACCTTCAATTGCAACAAGAAAACAAGAAACTTTTGTTTGCCACCAATGGAGGAATGTTCACCTCTGCTTATGAACCAGTAGGTTTATACATAGAAAACGGTCAGGTGGTACAGCCCATCAACTTAAAACAAGAAAGCGGCAATTTTTTCATGCAGCCGAATGGTATTTTTTACATCACTAAAAATGGAGAAGCACACATCATTCCCAGCAAAACCTTCAATGACTCATTGATGCGGAATATGGAATTTGCAACACAATCGGGGCCTATGTTGCTGATAGATGGCAAGATACATTCAAAATTCGGTGAGGAATCTACCAATACCAATATCCGTAGCGGAGTCGGTATCATTGATGACCAAACTGTTGTATTTGCAATCTCCAATACGGAAGTGAATTTTTACGATTTCGCCAGCTTTTTTCAGCAAAAATTCGGCTGCCAAAATGCGCTGTATTTGGATGGGGTTATCTCCGAAATGTATTTGCCCGAATTGGGACGATACGATTCTGTTGGCAAATTTGGGGTAATGATTGCAGTGACAGAAACGGAGAAAGAGGCAATGTAA
- a CDS encoding phosphodiester glycosidase family protein: MKKITLHISFKVLFLHQIWLIYSITLIFLLLLPTACTSSKMSGNDSTKPTILTYNPSTNQHFAVKNMDDGNIAALQAENRRLRRDSVDFQARLQSCRNFNMELINKTNTPSSLMGLNKRLEDLQVNNNNLLYENNYLKKELTRLKENVPTAINPVSETASPLLTEASYLSVIKSMFASHTGSGAMRVHIPYWENNIFDIYIVDLKEDKINLFWKDRKGQRYANFTNLKTGLQTERKELKFATNGGMFSPEMSPVGLYIENGLTIQPIDLSDKPSGNFYMKPNGVFLIEKSGNAKVMSSDDFAARAYETNTLFATQSGPMLVTNGTIHPQFQPESTSKRLRSGVGIINSQKVAFVISHKPVNFYHFAKLFQDYLGCNNALYLDGTISQMHIPELNRFDTGLDYGVMIGVVE; this comes from the coding sequence ATGAAAAAAATAACCCTACATATTTCATTCAAAGTTTTATTTTTACATCAAATATGGTTGATTTACTCCATCACCTTGATTTTCTTGCTCTTATTGCCAACAGCCTGCACCTCCTCCAAAATGTCGGGTAATGACAGTACAAAGCCTACTATTTTGACCTATAACCCAAGTACCAATCAACACTTTGCAGTAAAAAATATGGATGACGGAAACATAGCAGCATTGCAGGCAGAAAACAGGCGTTTGAGAAGAGATAGCGTTGATTTTCAAGCACGACTGCAATCTTGCCGCAACTTCAATATGGAACTTATCAATAAAACCAACACACCTTCGAGTCTAATGGGTTTGAACAAAAGATTGGAAGATTTGCAAGTCAACAACAACAATTTACTCTACGAGAACAACTACCTCAAAAAAGAACTAACAAGACTTAAAGAAAATGTTCCTACTGCAATAAATCCCGTTTCAGAAACAGCCTCTCCCCTGCTCACCGAAGCCTCCTATTTGAGTGTCATCAAAAGTATGTTTGCCTCACACACAGGAAGCGGAGCGATGCGGGTACACATTCCGTATTGGGAAAACAATATTTTTGATATTTACATAGTTGATCTGAAAGAAGATAAGATAAACTTATTTTGGAAAGACCGTAAAGGGCAGCGATACGCCAATTTCACCAACCTCAAAACAGGGCTTCAAACCGAGCGCAAGGAATTGAAGTTTGCGACCAATGGTGGAATGTTTTCGCCCGAAATGAGTCCAGTAGGTCTATACATCGAAAATGGATTGACCATTCAGCCTATTGACCTGAGCGACAAACCTTCTGGCAATTTCTACATGAAGCCCAATGGTGTGTTTTTGATTGAAAAAAGCGGCAATGCAAAGGTGATGTCCTCCGATGATTTTGCAGCAAGAGCTTACGAAACCAACACCTTGTTTGCCACACAATCAGGACCGATGTTGGTCACAAACGGAACGATTCACCCTCAATTTCAACCAGAATCTACCAGCAAACGTCTACGCAGTGGAGTTGGCATCATCAATTCACAAAAAGTGGCTTTTGTCATTTCTCATAAACCCGTGAATTTCTACCATTTCGCCAAACTTTTTCAAGATTATTTGGGCTGCAACAATGCCCTTTACCTCGATGGAACGATTTCCCAAATGCACATCCCTGAACTCAATCGTTTTGATACAGGATTGGATTATGGGGTGATGATTGGAGTCGTAGAATGA
- a CDS encoding LamG domain-containing protein, whose amino-acid sequence MQKKHFLSVFVLGLSLCSVAAYPQMSSEYLSASNGSDSNLAYGLVARFLMNADARDVAGNNNHGDIIGKVEPTEDRFGNECGAMYFDGSTGFISVPDSKSLSSPRDEITISAWVKINDGAAFADLKWMTICCKSDLPEETDNSPQYRLQSTIVTVSVNTDFTEELKQPFEFDTWYFYASTYDGHSVKAFLNGIKVMDMPYYTEFEPNSLPLEIGRDVPGVMEYFHGSMDDLRIYNRALSNQEIQSLFWDQSDRDTPKPCVTKVPPKKGKTPNPEIEPQPIPEKKTPTNRRTPTVDPPTTTPPPRPVPTQPTTIPTTPTTRVPVPPTSFEGIPIDYDRTITVRSDKLKFLIYDHEEEDGDTVSINFNGQWIADKYAIRHKDKTREVFEVQVIPKVENYLFSKAWNLGGIPPNTLTLEIDDGVGRTRVLTINSDLTKSGGVKIVFDPD is encoded by the coding sequence ATGCAAAAAAAACACTTTCTATCTGTCTTTGTACTGGGGCTATCTCTTTGTAGTGTAGCTGCTTATCCTCAAATGTCATCTGAATATCTTTCGGCATCAAATGGAAGCGACAGCAACCTTGCCTACGGTTTAGTTGCCCGTTTTTTGATGAATGCTGATGCACGAGATGTAGCAGGCAACAACAATCACGGTGACATTATAGGCAAAGTAGAGCCGACCGAAGACCGTTTTGGCAATGAATGTGGAGCGATGTATTTTGATGGTTCAACAGGTTTTATCTCTGTCCCTGACTCCAAAAGCCTAAGTTCACCCCGCGATGAAATCACCATTTCGGCATGGGTCAAAATCAATGATGGCGCAGCTTTTGCAGATTTGAAATGGATGACAATATGCTGCAAATCCGACCTACCCGAAGAAACAGATAACAGCCCACAGTACCGCCTTCAATCTACGATTGTCACTGTATCGGTCAACACCGATTTTACCGAAGAATTGAAACAACCTTTCGAGTTTGATACATGGTATTTTTACGCTTCTACCTACGATGGACACAGCGTGAAAGCCTTCCTCAATGGCATCAAGGTCATGGATATGCCTTATTACACCGAGTTTGAACCCAACAGTTTGCCGCTTGAAATAGGGCGGGATGTGCCAGGGGTGATGGAATATTTTCATGGGAGTATGGACGACTTGAGGATTTACAATCGAGCCTTGAGCAACCAAGAAATTCAATCCCTTTTTTGGGACCAATCGGATAGAGATACGCCCAAACCTTGCGTGACGAAAGTCCCTCCCAAAAAAGGCAAAACGCCCAATCCAGAAATCGAACCACAACCGATTCCCGAAAAGAAAACCCCTACAAACCGCCGCACACCAACCGTTGACCCGCCAACAACTACGCCTCCTCCAAGACCTGTACCCACACAACCTACCACCATACCTACTACACCCACTACCAGAGTTCCTGTTCCTCCCACTTCTTTTGAAGGCATCCCAATTGACTACGACCGAACCATCACTGTTCGCTCCGATAAATTGAAGTTTTTGATTTATGACCACGAAGAAGAGGATGGTGATACGGTTTCTATCAACTTCAATGGACAGTGGATTGCAGATAAATATGCGATTCGACACAAAGACAAAACAAGGGAAGTCTTTGAAGTTCAGGTCATTCCCAAAGTAGAAAATTACCTTTTTTCTAAGGCCTGGAATTTGGGAGGAATTCCTCCAAATACCTTGACTTTGGAGATTGACGATGGCGTGGGTAGAACCCGTGTTTTGACGATTAACTCGGATTTAACGAAAAGCGGAGGGGTGAAAATTGTGTTTGATCCAGATTGA
- a CDS encoding phosphodiester glycosidase family protein — translation MKQSILYLFPVLLLVAFANFQQAAKQADTLTYRNHTFDVYHVDITQQEVKMYLEDEQKVKFHSLENLQKHLKQRGEKLIFATNGGMYLPPYDSEPQGLYVENGVERNPINLGDSEQILNFYMKPNGVFLLTENTAKVLESSQYPALKEKESVRYATQSGPMLVIEGQLHPKFNEGSTSTYIRSGVGILDDTHLVFAISNEKVNFWTFAMLFKEKLKCENALYLDGAISEMYLPALKRKQLGGDFGVMIGVSE, via the coding sequence ATGAAACAATCTATTCTTTATCTGTTCCCTGTTTTGCTCTTGGTAGCATTCGCCAACTTTCAACAAGCTGCAAAACAAGCCGATACGCTCACTTATCGCAATCACACTTTTGATGTCTATCATGTGGACATCACCCAACAAGAAGTGAAAATGTATTTGGAGGATGAACAGAAAGTAAAGTTTCACAGTTTGGAGAATCTCCAAAAACATTTGAAGCAACGAGGTGAAAAACTGATTTTTGCGACCAATGGCGGGATGTACTTGCCACCGTATGACAGCGAACCGCAAGGATTGTATGTCGAAAATGGTGTGGAACGCAATCCGATTAACTTGGGTGATTCCGAACAAATCCTCAATTTCTACATGAAACCCAACGGCGTGTTTTTGCTCACAGAAAACACTGCAAAAGTCCTCGAATCTTCTCAATATCCAGCATTGAAGGAAAAAGAGTCGGTGCGCTATGCTACACAGTCGGGGCCGATGTTGGTCATTGAAGGTCAGCTACATCCTAAATTCAACGAAGGTTCTACAAGTACCTATATCAGAAGCGGCGTGGGTATCCTTGACGATACCCACCTCGTTTTTGCGATTTCCAACGAAAAAGTGAATTTTTGGACCTTTGCGATGTTGTTTAAGGAAAAATTGAAGTGCGAAAATGCGCTGTACTTGGATGGAGCGATTTCGGAAATGTACCTGCCCGCATTGAAGCGAAAACAGTTGGGGGGCGATTTTGGGGTGATGATTGGAGTAAGTGAATGA